The genomic segment GAAAGCTATTCTTAAAGGCAAGAAAAATTGGATAAACTTGAAACACAGCAAAAAAGAGAATAAAGGGTGATATAAAGAAATAACCCCATTTTTGTTTATTTGATAGCTTTAGCTTTCTTCCTCTCATTGCTTTCATTCCTTTCAAGAAAAATGCCTGCAACTTCCTTTAGGAAGTTAAAGGAAATTACAGACAACATTATTATTTCGTCAATACTTCTCTAGCCTTCTCAGCAGCCTTATTTACCGCTTCTTCAGATGATATTTTTTGTTCAATCACTGTTTCTACATAAACTTGTTGAATAATATTGGCTACTTCATCTAGTTCTGCTATAGGTTCGTTTGGAAGGGTGTTTTGGAGCTGATCAACAAATGGTTTTGCTTCTGGACGTTGGAAGTATGGATCATTCACTAATGATTTCAGTGTTGGTAATTGACCTAGAGCCTTACATGCAGCTAAGTTATATTCATCTCTCATAAGAAATTTCACAAATTCCCATGCAATCTTTTCTTGCTCCGGATTACTCTTAAAAATCATTAAGGCGCGACCATCTAAGGTTGACCAATGGGTATCACCTTCTTTAGGTGTAGGAATTGGTGCAACTCCTACGTCTTCACCTATTACCATAGGTTCACCCTGGGCTTCTTTTAAGTTAGCCTTCCACCCATAGCCAAACTGCAACCACATACCCACATTTCTAGCAAAGAAATTATTCTCCATTGTTGGAGGTGCTAATTCCTGTGCACTTCTTATAAAATCAAAAAATTCCACCATATGGGCATCCGGTTGATCAAATACGATATCTGTGCCATATTCATTAAATAATTGATATCGACCATCATTCATGTTATAGTATATTTGTGATAACATGGTCCAGTACCATCCACCCCATGCCAATGCGTCATTCCAGAAAATTGTACCGTAGACGTCGGAACCGTCTTCTCTGTTAGGTAGTTCATCAATTTTCTTGGCTGCTTCTAAAAATTCGTCAAAGGTTTGTGGTGGATTCTCTGGATCTAATCCAGCTTCTCTAAAAAGTTCTTTATTATAAATCATTAATTGGGTTGTTGCATTCCAAGGAACGTAATAAACCCCATCAAAATTTCGCATTACATAATTCTCACTGATACGGTCAAAAACTTCATTGTAATCGTCAAATTCTTCATAATTAACTAAATTGCCTGTTTTTGAATACTTCGCAGGTTGATAGCCAAACACCCCTGCATAAATATCTGGTGCATCTCCAGCCGCAATGCGTGTATCCACATTTTGATCATCAGACAATGTTACAGATACATTAGGATACTCATTTTGAAAATAAGGTACTATTTCATTTTTCATAAAATCGATATAGTCACCTGATGGGAGCGCTATAGAAATTTCTCCTTCAAAATCCTCTTTACTGATTTCTTTTTCATTAACTAGGTCTTGACTATGATTGTCAGTAGTACTAGATCCCTCAGTCTTTGTGG from the Vallitalea okinawensis genome contains:
- a CDS encoding extracellular solute-binding protein, which translates into the protein MKKVRKIIALVLTISLLSSVFVGCSQDKPSDTTKTEGSSTTDNHSQDLVNEKEISKEDFEGEISIALPSGDYIDFMKNEIVPYFQNEYPNVSVTLSDDQNVDTRIAAGDAPDIYAGVFGYQPAKYSKTGNLVNYEEFDDYNEVFDRISENYVMRNFDGVYYVPWNATTQLMIYNKELFREAGLDPENPPQTFDEFLEAAKKIDELPNREDGSDVYGTIFWNDALAWGGWYWTMLSQIYYNMNDGRYQLFNEYGTDIVFDQPDAHMVEFFDFIRSAQELAPPTMENNFFARNVGMWLQFGYGWKANLKEAQGEPMVIGEDVGVAPIPTPKEGDTHWSTLDGRALMIFKSNPEQEKIAWEFVKFLMRDEYNLAACKALGQLPTLKSLVNDPYFQRPEAKPFVDQLQNTLPNEPIAELDEVANIIQQVYVETVIEQKISSEEAVNKAAEKAREVLTK